One segment of Solanum stenotomum isolate F172 chromosome 1, ASM1918654v1, whole genome shotgun sequence DNA contains the following:
- the LOC125847796 gene encoding putative RING-H2 finger protein ATL69, giving the protein MSIFNLPADSGISLNYGIAMAVGILILISIIMFASYGCLRVKLAGDFTPSSSSSSNETNNNNYNIYSYFLGLDRLVIESFPKVVLGESKRLPSSFSDTNTCAICLCEYCVKDSVRCIPECNHCFHADCVDEWLQKSGSCPICRSSLVSTSAGSTQLPVRNYYMFNFV; this is encoded by the coding sequence atGTCCATATTTAACTTACCTGCAGATTCTGGGATCAGCCTCAATTACGGCATCGCCATGGCCGTCGGCATTTTGATTCTCATTTCCATCATCATGTTCGCCTCCTACGGTTGTCTTCGTGTAAAATTAGCCGGAGATTTTACACCATCATCATCGTCTTCTTCAAATgagactaataataataattacaacATCTATAGCTACTTCCTGGGATTGGATCGGCTGGTTATAGAGTCATTCCCCAAAGTAGTGTTGGGTGAAAGTAAGAGATTGCCTAGTTCGTTTAGTGATACGAATACATGCGCAATATGCTTGTGTGAATATTGTGTGAAGGATTCCGTTCGTTGTATACCGGAATGTAATCACTGTTTTCACGCCGATTGTGTTGACGAATGGTTGCAGAAGAGTGGGAGTTGTCCGATCTGTAGAAGCTCTCTGGTTTCTACCTCCGCAGGTTCAACACAGCTGCCTGTGCGTAATTATTATATGTTTAATTTTGTATAG
- the LOC125863842 gene encoding protein MAINTENANCE OF PSII UNDER HIGH LIGHT 1, whose protein sequence is MACAALSANSCTIASSSSGRLSFSTYQKDSKLRQRQSLVRFRIRASTDDSDCNAEECAPEKEVGKVSMEWVAMDNTKVVGTFPPRKPRGWTGYVEKDTAGQTNIYSVEPAVYVAESAISSGTAGTSSDGAENTAAISAGIALISVAAASSVLLQVGRNSPPLVQTVEYSGPSLSYYINKLKPAEIVQASITEAPTAPETEEVANAPEVESSVPEAPAPQVEVQSEAPQDTSSSSSNIS, encoded by the exons ATGGCTTGTGCTGCTTTATCAGCAAACAGCTGCACCATAGCTTCATCTTCCAGTGGAAGATTGAGCTTTTCCACATACCAAAAGGACTCAAAATTGAGGCAAAGACAGAGTCTCGTTCGATTCAGAATTCGGGCTTCAACTGATGATTCTGATTGCAATGCTGAAGAATGTGCCCCAGAGAAGGAG GTTGGGAAGGTGAGCATGGAATGGGTAGCCATGGACAACACCAAAGTGGTTGGGACATTTCCACCGCGTAAGCCTCGTGGCTGGACAGGGTATGTTGAGAAGGATACTGCTGGGCAGACAAATATATACTCTGTTGAG CCCGCAGTTTATGTAGCAGAAAGTGCTATCAGCTCTGGGACTGCAGGCACCTCATCTGATGGAGCAGAGAACACCGCAGCTATTTCAGCTGGGATAGCCTTAATCTCTGTTGCAGCTGCTTCATCAGTTCTCCTTCAAGTTGGGAGGAACTCACCTCCTCTGGTACAAACAGTGGAGTACTCGGGACCATCCCTTAGCTACTATATCAACAAGCTTAAGCCAGCGGAAATAGTCCAAGCCTCAATAACCGAAGCACCAACTGCACCAGAAACCGAAGAAGTAGCAAATGCACCAGAAGTTGAAAGCTCTGTTCCAGAAGCTCCTGCTCCACAAGTTGAAGTCCAATCTGAAGCTCCTCAGGAtacttcaagttcaagttctaacaTCTCTTAG
- the LOC125846866 gene encoding cytosolic sulfotransferase 15 — MTGTTHIFNSQSITGKPKQQETLSEEELDEFLTTLPKEKGWRTPNLFLFQGFWCQPKEIRAIISVQNHFIAQDTDVILATIPKSGTTWLKALTFAIVNRNNFNVHHNHPLLTHNPHELVPFLEYKLYADSNRLPDLSLLPSPRIVATHVPFGALPDSIKTSNCKIVYICRNPFDTFVSIWHYVCKIRPESMGPLPIEEAFDLYCRGVTGYGPYWDHMLSYWRETAPNKVLFLKYEEMKVDACNQLKKLGEFLGFPFTEEEEKEGVIEDILNLCSFQNMKDLEVNKQGKGAISDFENRDLFRKGEIGDWRNYFTPSMFERLSNVMDEKLEGSGITFTVS, encoded by the coding sequence ATGACAGGCACCACACATATCTTCAACAGCCAATCGATTACTGGAAAACCAAAACAACAAGAAACTCTAAGTGAAGAagagcttgatgagtttcttacTACTCTACCCAAAGAAAAAGGATGGAGAACACCCAATTTGTTCCTCTTCCAAGGCTTCTGGTGTCAACCCAAGGAAATCCGAGCCATAATTTCTGTACAAAATCATTTTATAGCTCAAGATACCGACGTGATACTCGCCACCATACCAAAATCCGGCACCACTTGGCTAAAAGCACTCACATTCGCCATTGTTAACCGGAACAACTTCAATGTTCACCATAATCACCCTTTGCTCACTCACAATCCTCATGAACTCGTACCCTTCCTCGAGTACAAACTTTACGCTGATTCTAACCGCCTCCCTGATCTCTCCCTCCTTCCTTCTCCGAGGATTGTCGCAACCCACGTACCTTTCGGTGCATTACCCGATTCAATTAAGACCTCAAATTGCAAAATTGTTTACATTTGCAGGAACCCTTTTGATACCTTTGTATCAATTTGGCATTACGTTTGCAAAATCAGGCCTGAATCTATGGGTCCTCTTCCAATTGAGGAAGCATTCGATTTGTATTGCAGGGGAGTTACAGGGTATGGTCCTTACTGGGACCATATGTTGAGTTACTGGAGAGAAACTGCACCAAACAAGGTGTTGTTCTTGAAATATGAAGAGATGAAAGTAGATGCATGTAATCAATTGAAGAAATTAGGCGAGTTTTTGGGGTTCCCTTTTACagaggaagaggaaaaagaaGGAGTAATTGAAGATATCTTAAATCTTTGTAGTTTCCAGAACATGAAAGATTTAGAGGTGAATAAGCAAGGGAAAGGAGCAATTTCAGACTTTGAAAACAGAGATTTGTTCAGGAAAGGTGAGATTGGGGATTGGAGGAATTATTTTACACCTTCCATGTTTGAGAGACTTTCCAATGTTATGGATGAGAAATTAGAAGGCTCAGGGATTACCTTCACAGTCAGTTGA
- the LOC125863836 gene encoding cytochrome P450 98A2-like: MAIPIPLPVAIPLAFIFTYILYHLYYRLRFKLPPGPTPWPVVGNLYQIKPVRFRCFYEWAETYGPVISVWFGSTLNVVVSSSELAKEVLKEKDQQLADRHRSRSAAKFSRDGQDLIWADYGPHYVKVRKVCTIELFTAKRLESLRPIREDEVTAMVESIYRDCSSPDNIGKSLLVKKYLGAVAFNNITRLAFGKRFENFEGVIDEQGNEFKAIVANGLKLGASLAMAEHIPWLRWMFPLDEDAFSKHGERRDRLTRAIMEEHTLARQKSGGAAKQHFFDALLTLQQKYDLSEDTLIGLLWDMITAGMDTTAISVEWAMAEVIKNPRVQQKAQEELDQVIGYERVMNETDFPNLPYLQCVAKEALRLHPPTPLMLPHRANANVKIGGYDIPKGSNVHVNVWAIARDPKVWNNPLEFRPERFLEEDVDMKGHDFRLLPFGAGRRVCPGAQLGINLVTSMLGHLLHHFHWTPSNGLSPEEIDMGENPGIVTYMRTPLQAVATPRLPAELYKRIAVDM, encoded by the exons ATGGCTATTCCCATTCCTTTACCTGTTGCAATTCCTCTAGCTTTCATTTTCACATACATACTTTATCACCTCTACTACCGTCTCCGATTCAAGCTCCCGCCGGGCCCAACTCCATGGCCGGTAGTCGGAAACCTCTATCAGATTAAGCCCGTTAGATTCCGATGCTTTTACGAGTGGGCAGAAACCTACGGTCCTGTAATCTCGGTTTGGTTCGGGTCGACATTAAACGTCGTCGTTTCCAGCTCGGAGTTAGCGAAGGAAGTTCTGAAAGAAAAGGACCAGCAGTTGGCTGATCGGCATAGGAGCAGATCGGCGGCGAAGTTTAGCAGAGATGGACAAGATCTGATATGGGCTGATTATGGTCCTCATTATGTTAAGGTTAGAAAGGTTTGTACGATTGAGCTTTTTACGGCCAAAAGGCTTGAATCCCTTAGACCTATTCGAGAAGATGAAGTCACTGCCATGGTGGAGTCCATTTACAGAGATTGCAGTAGTCCTG ATAACATAGGGAAGAGTCTGCTAGTGAAGAAGTACCTTGGAGCAGTTGCCTTCAACAACATAACAAGGCTTGCCTTTGGGAAGAGGTTTGAAAACTTTGAAGGTGTAATTGATGAACAAGGAAACGAGTTCAAGGCGATTGTTGCCAATGGATTGAAGCTTGGAGCATCCCTTGCCATGGCCGAACACATCCCATGGCTTCGCTGGATGTTCCCTCTTGATGAGGATGCTTTTTCTAAGCATGGGGAACGTAGAGACCGTCTCACCCGAGCTATTATGGAGGAGCACACCCTTGCTCGCCAGAAGAGTGGAGGAGCCGCCAAGCAGCACTTTTTTGATGCATTGTTGACTCTCCAACAGAAATATGACCTAAGTGAAGACACTCTCATTGGCTTACTTTGG GACATGATCACAGCAGGAATGGACACAACTGCAATCTCTGTTGAATGGGCAATGGCTGAGGTGATCAAGAACCCAAGAGTGCAGCAGAAGGCCCAAGAAGAACTTGACCAAGTGATCGGCTATGAGCGTGTGATGAACGAAACAGACTTCCCCAACCTCCCATACCTGCAATGCGTGGCTAAGGAAGCGCTAAGGCTACACCCTCCAACTCCTCTAATGCTCCCACATAGAGCCAACGCCAACGTCAAGATTGGTGGCTACGACATTCCTAAGGGCTCCAACGTGCACGTGAACGTCTGGGCTATTGCTCGCGACCCCAAGGTGTGGAATAACCCGTTGGAGTTCAGACCAGAGAGGTTCCTTGAGGAAGATGTGGACATGAAGGGTCATGATTTTAGGCTACTCCCATTTGGTGCTGGTAGAAGAGTGTGTCCAGGGGCACAATTAGGTATCAACTTGGTGACCTCTATGTTGGGCCATCTGTTGCACCATTTTCATTGGACTCCTTCTAATGGATTGAGCCCAGAGGAGATTGATATGGGTGAAAACCCTGGAATTGTTACCTACATGAGGACTCCATTACAGGCCGTTGCCACTCCCAGATTGCCAGCTGAGTTGTATAAACGAATTGCAGTCGAcatgtaa